The Acidobacteriota bacterium DNA window AAATAGCTGAATCAACCGCTTTGACTTTTTCTTTTAAATCTTCTTTTTGCATTTAATCTCTCCTTAATTTTTTCACAATTTTTGTTAAAAGTCAAAATTTATTTATACTCATAAAATCCTTTTCCTGTCTTCCTACCAAGATATCCCGCATCGACCATTTTTCTAAGCAATGGACAGGGTCTATATTTTGGATCTCTAAAACCTTCGTAAAGAACCTCTAATATATCAAGGCAGACATCCAGTCCAATAAAATCTGCCAGTGTTAAAGGACCCATCGGATGATTCATTCCCAATTTCATAACAGTATCAATAGCCTCTGCTGTTCCTACTCCTTCCATAAGTGCAAATATTGCTTCATTAATCATCGGAAGAAGAATTCTATTTGATATAAACCCTGGATAGTCTTTGGCTTCTACTGGAACCTTTCCCATTTTTTCTGCCAGAGTTTTTATTTTTTGAAAAGTTTCATCGGATGTTGCAATGCCCCGGACTATTTCCACCAGAGTCATTAATGGAACAGGGTTCATGAAATGCATACCTATAAAATTAGCAGGTCTTCTGGTAAGAGAGGCCAACTTTGTTATTGATATTGAAGATGTGTTTGATGAAAGAATTGAATCTTCTTTTAAAATTTTATCTAATTCTACAGTGACACTTTTTTTGACATCAAAATTTTCAAAAACAGCTTCTATAACAACATCAGCATCTTTAAGGTTATTTAAATCAGTAGTCTTTATGATTCTTTTAATTATATCCTCTTTTCTTTCCTGAATTTTTCCTTTCTCAATAAGCTTATCAATGCTTTTTTCTATGCTTATTATTGCTTTATTTAATATATCATCTGATAAGTCATGGAGAATAACATCAAAACCAGAACTTGCTGCCACCTGAGCAATGCCAGAACCCATAGTTCCTGCTCCAATTACTCCTATAATTTTTATATCCATTATTCCCTCCTGAAATTATAAATTTTCAATTAATTATCATAAAAAAATTTTTTTGTAAATAAAAGTAAGAAGTTGACATAGAACTTATATACATTTGAAATAAAAAAAATTTTATGATAGAGATGTAAAGAAGAGAAATGAAAAATAATCTATTAATAGCCATGATTCTTAATTTTATTTATTTTTCGTCTGAAATATTTTATTCACTAGAAAAACCAGAGCTTCCTCCAAAATACAAAAAATGGCTCGATGAGGAAGTAGTTTATATAATTACACCAAAAGAAAGGGAGATGTTTTTAAAGATTGAATCTGACGAACTGAGGGATAAATTCATAGAGGAGTTCTGGAAACAGAGAGACCCAACTCCAGGAACACCAAAGAATGAATTAAAAGAGGAACATTACAGAAGGATAGAGTATGCAAACAAATGGTTTGGAAGGCACTCCTCAAAGCCAGGATGGATGACAGACCAAGGAAGAATATACATAATTTTAGGAGAACCGATATCAAGACAAAATTTTTCAGGTGAATTTCAAATATATCCATGTGAGCTCTGGTTTTATCAAGGAAATGTTTCTCAAGGGCTCGAACCATTTTTTTATATTTTATTTTATAGAAAACACGGAGTTGGAGATTACCAAATTTATAGCCCTTCAATAGATGGACCAGAAAGTTTAATCACTTTT harbors:
- a CDS encoding 3-hydroxybutyryl-CoA dehydrogenase; protein product: MDIKIIGVIGAGTMGSGIAQVAASSGFDVILHDLSDDILNKAIISIEKSIDKLIEKGKIQERKEDIIKRIIKTTDLNNLKDADVVIEAVFENFDVKKSVTVELDKILKEDSILSSNTSSISITKLASLTRRPANFIGMHFMNPVPLMTLVEIVRGIATSDETFQKIKTLAEKMGKVPVEAKDYPGFISNRILLPMINEAIFALMEGVGTAEAIDTVMKLGMNHPMGPLTLADFIGLDVCLDILEVLYEGFRDPKYRPCPLLRKMVDAGYLGRKTGKGFYEYK